A single genomic interval of Astyanax mexicanus isolate ESR-SI-001 chromosome 4, AstMex3_surface, whole genome shotgun sequence harbors:
- the LOC125801497 gene encoding zinc finger protein 3-like has translation MKPSPNMEKHQNSVKSFTVQSNLKKHQRIHTGEKPHHCSDCGKSFTKQSDLKIHQRIHTGEKPYYCSDCGKSFNHQSHLKIHQRIHTGEKPYHCSDCGKRFTLQSTLKKHQRIHTGEKPYYCSDCGKSFTQQSHFKKHQRIHTGEKPYHCSDCGKSFNQQSHLTLHQRIHTGEKPYYCSDCGKSFNRQGTLQSHQRIHTGEKPYYCSECGRSFTQQSNLKIHQRIHTGEKIIPNLSHGKSKCKS, from the coding sequence atgaagccaagtcccaacatggagaaacatcagaactctgtcaagagttttactgtacagagtaatctcaaaaaacaccagcgtattcacacaggagagaaaccacatcactgctcagactgtgggaagagttttactaaacaaagtgatctcaaaatacaccagcgcattcacacaggagagaaaccttattattgctcagactgtggaaagagttttaatcatcagagtcatctcaaaatacaccagcgcattcacacaggagagaaaccgtatcactgctcagactgtgggaagaggtttactctacagagtactctcaaaaaacaccagcgcattcacacaggagagaaaccgtattactgctcagactgtggaaagagttttactcaacagagtcatttcaaaaaacaccagcgcattcacacaggagagaaaccgtatcactgctcagactgtgggaaaagttttaatcaacagagtcatctcacactgcatcagcgcattcacacaggagagaaaccatattactgctcagactgtgggaaaagttttaatcgACAGGGTACTCTtcaaagtcaccagcgcattcacacaggagagaaaccgtattactgctcagagtgtgggaggagttttactcaacagagtaacctcaaaattcaccagcgcattcacacaggagagaaaattaTCCCAAATTTGTCCCACGGCAAGTcaaagtgcaaatcgtaa
- the LOC125801442 gene encoding uncharacterized protein LOC125801442 isoform X1 produces MDILKEAFKQYESLEGWTVSNPHQWTKNDGYNCGVFVCTMAEMEAKHLKMCPEVLHTGQLLHLRIYHATCMVKNLQTEDFPPEMGLGDGISENRCMAQDIKVCVFQKVGKKAMHPHVKEVEWIQCDICNGWLHTDCAGIIPATVTKDTPFSCGCNMQQPYLYESTLSLIKKGLLVNLVMEDHEIMNIHNNITTGAVRSNRMYLHVHPTFSLRLKSQLAQRISIFDENQTEGIIERVYKVTQLDKADLNITTYILEITILILKKTEGFHRFQAEMAFVTKGYLE; encoded by the exons ATGGACATCCTCAA GGAAGCTTTTAAACAGTATGAGTCCCTAGAGGGCTGGACTGTATCTAATCCACACCAATGGACCAAAAATGATGGCTACAACTGTGGAGTTTTTGTTTGCACG ATGGCAGAGATGGAAGCAAAACATCTCAAAATGTGTCCTGAAGTGCTGCACACTGGACAACTTCTACATCTTCGGATTTACCATGCCACATGTATGGTGAAAAATCTGCAAACTGAG GACTTTCCACCTGAGATGGGACTGGGGGATGGTATATCTGAAAACAGATGTATGGCCCAGGACATTAAAGTTTGCGTTTTTCAAAAAGTGGGGAAAAA AGCCATGCATCCACATGTGAAGGAGGTGGAATGGATTCAGTGTGACATCTGCAACGGATGGTTACACACGGACTGTGCCGGCATCATACCTGCAACAGTCACAAAAGACACACCATTTAGCTGTGGATGCAACATGCAACAGCCATACCTTTATGAAAG TACATTGTCACTCATAAAGAAGGGACTTTTGGTCAACCTCGTAATGGAAGACCACGAAATAATG aacataCACAACAATATCACAACAGGGGCAGTAAGATCCAACAGGATGTATCTGCATGTTCATCCCACATTTTCCCTTCGACTGAAGAGCCAGCTAGCACAGCGGATATCCATTTTTGATGAAAACcag ACAGAGGGCATAATTGAGAGAGTGTACAAAGTCACGCAGCTGGACAAAGCAGACCTGAACATCACAACGTATATTCTGGAG ATAACAATCTTGATCTTAAAGAAGACTGAGGGGTTTCACAGATTCCAGGCAGAAATGGCCTTCGTCACAAAAGGATATCTGGAGTAA
- the LOC125801442 gene encoding uncharacterized protein LOC125801442 isoform X2: MDILKEAFKQYESLEGWTVSNPHQWTKNDGYNCGVFVCTMAEMEAKHLKMCPEVLHTGQLLHLRIYHATCMVKNLQTEDFPPEMGLGDGISENRCMAQDIKVCVFQKVGKKAMHPHVKEVEWIQCDICNGWLHTDCAGIIPATVTKDTPFSCGCNMQQPYLYESTLSLIKKGLLVNLVMEDHEIMNIHNNITTGAVRSNRMYLHVHPTFSLRLKSQLAQRISIFDENQITILILKKTEGFHRFQAEMAFVTKGYLE, encoded by the exons ATGGACATCCTCAA GGAAGCTTTTAAACAGTATGAGTCCCTAGAGGGCTGGACTGTATCTAATCCACACCAATGGACCAAAAATGATGGCTACAACTGTGGAGTTTTTGTTTGCACG ATGGCAGAGATGGAAGCAAAACATCTCAAAATGTGTCCTGAAGTGCTGCACACTGGACAACTTCTACATCTTCGGATTTACCATGCCACATGTATGGTGAAAAATCTGCAAACTGAG GACTTTCCACCTGAGATGGGACTGGGGGATGGTATATCTGAAAACAGATGTATGGCCCAGGACATTAAAGTTTGCGTTTTTCAAAAAGTGGGGAAAAA AGCCATGCATCCACATGTGAAGGAGGTGGAATGGATTCAGTGTGACATCTGCAACGGATGGTTACACACGGACTGTGCCGGCATCATACCTGCAACAGTCACAAAAGACACACCATTTAGCTGTGGATGCAACATGCAACAGCCATACCTTTATGAAAG TACATTGTCACTCATAAAGAAGGGACTTTTGGTCAACCTCGTAATGGAAGACCACGAAATAATG aacataCACAACAATATCACAACAGGGGCAGTAAGATCCAACAGGATGTATCTGCATGTTCATCCCACATTTTCCCTTCGACTGAAGAGCCAGCTAGCACAGCGGATATCCATTTTTGATGAAAACcag ATAACAATCTTGATCTTAAAGAAGACTGAGGGGTTTCACAGATTCCAGGCAGAAATGGCCTTCGTCACAAAAGGATATCTGGAGTAA
- the LOC125801110 gene encoding NLR family CARD domain-containing protein 3-like isoform X2 — protein sequence MMDLQNSSSGGGPPVLKEKRAASPAPSGVSMKSDRSMMNPPNFSSGGGSSGSRTETQRGASPEPSCVSMKSDASINHPPLFSSEDMTSDPHKKKIKSYRKKLDHIFKKLQEKFISLVKNELNTFKKLLSPNYPACSEGEVEDDQKEGVLKITLHILRNMNQTDLANTLESTLAPACQRELKSKLRDKYQILNEGISGHVKSALLNEIYTELYITEGDGGDVNQEHEVKQIEAASRKRKTEERPIKCNDIFKPLPEQKQPIRTVLTKGVAGIGKTVSVQKFILDWAEGKVNQDVLFIFPLPFRELNLMKEKKLSLVNLLQSFFPETHNLKPRHYRSYKIMFVFDGLDECRLPLDFQNNEKLVNIEEQTSVDVLLTNLIKGNLLPSALLWITSRPAAVSQIPTECFDQVTEVRGFSDPQKQEYFRKRIRNQDLANKVFTHIRSSRSLYIMCHIPVFCWITATVLERMLSEAESGEIPKTLTQMFTHFLIFQIKHKSQKYSGKSDIDVQQTRTSILALGKLAFQQLEKGNLIFYEEDLRESGIDFREVSVYSGVCTQIFREEHELHLGKVFSFVHLSVQEFLAALYAFLCFIDRSVLNQQTTKNQNTELSELFSRSSMTEFLSSAIKKALQSESGHLDLFLRFLLGLSLKSNQKLLRVVLTQTERISDSNEEIIKYIKKKIEENSSPEKSINLFHCLNELNDHSLVQEVQKYLSRGGDRRLQKARLSPAQWSALVFVLVNSEEELEEFNLSKYDPSEECFLRLLPVVKISRKAVLASCDLGVKTCGNLESVLNLENSTLKELDLSNNDLQDSGVELLSAGLKSSHCKLQILRLALCNIGRKTCENLESD from the exons atgatggatcttcagaactccagcagtggaggaggacctcctgtcctaaa ggagaagagagcagcatctccagcccccagtggagtgtctatgaagagtgaccggtccatgatGAATCCTCCaaacttcagcagtggaggaggaagctctgggtctcg aactgaaacccagagaggagcttctccagaacccagctgtgtttctatgaagagcgACGCGTCCATCAATCATCCTCCTcttttcagcagtgaagatatgacctctgacccaca taagaagaaaataaagagtTACAGGaaaaaactggaccacatattcaag aagctgcaggagaagtttatctctctagtgaagaacgagctgaacacattcaagaagctcctgagtccaaattacccagcatgctctgagggagaggtggaggatgatcagaaagagggggtgctgaagatcacactgcacatcctgaggaacatgaatcagACAGACCTTGCCAAtacactagagagca CATTGGCCCCAGCATGCCAACGAGagctcaaatccaagctgagagataaatatcagatacttaatgaaggaatctcaggccatgtaaagtcagcacttctgaatgagatctacacagagctctacatcacagagggagatggaggagatgtcaatcaggaacatgaggtgaaacaaattgaagctgcatccaggaaaaggaaaacagaggaaagaccaatAAAATGCAACGAtatctttaaaccattaccagaacagaaacaaccaatcagaactgtactgactaaaggagttgctggaattggaaaaacagtctctgtgcagaagttcattctggactgggctgaaggaaaagtaaatcaggacgtcctcttcatatttccacttccttttagagagctgaatctgatgaaggagaagaagctcagtctggtgaatcttcttcagagctttttcccagaaacacacaatttaaaaccaagacattataggagctacaagatcatgtttgtttttgatggactggatgagtgtcgacttcctctagatttccagaacaatgagaaattggtgaatatagaagagcaaacctcagtggatgttctgctgacaaacctcatcaaggggaatctgcttccctctgctctcctctggatcacctctcgaccagcagcggtcagTCAGATCCCTACTGAGTgttttgatcaggtaacagaagtgcggggtttcagtgaccctcagaaacaggagtacttcaggaagaggatcaggaatcaggacctggccaacaaagtcttcacacacatcaggtcttcaagaagcctctacatcatgtgccacataccggtcttctgctggattacagccactgttctagagagaatgctgagtgaagctgagagtggagaaattcccaaaaccctgacgcagatgttcacacacttcctgatctttcagatcaaacacaagagccagaagtacagtgggaaaagtgacattgatgttcagcagactagaacaagtatcctggctctggggaaactggcgttccagcagctggagaaaggaaacctaatcttctatgaggaagatctaagagagagtggcatcgattttagagaagtttcagtgtactcaggagtgtgtacccagatcttcagggaggaacatgagctgcacctggggaaggtcttcagctttgtacatctgagcgttcaggagtttcttgctgctttatatgcatttctctgcTTCATTGATAGAAGCGTTCTGAATCAGCAAACCACTAAAAACCAAAACACTGAACTATCTGAACTCTTCAGCAGGTCATCGATGACTGAATTCCTCAGTAGTGCCATTAAaaaagccttacagagtgagagtggacacctggacctgttccttcgtttcctcctGGGTCTCTCACTGAAGTCTAATCAGAAACTGTTACGAGTCgtactgacacagacagagaggatctctgacagcaatgaggaaatcatcaaatacatcaagaagaagattgaggagaactcatctccagagaaatccatcaatctgttccactgtctaaatgaactgaatgatcattctctggtacaggaagtgcagaaatacctgagcaGAGGTGGTGACCGTCGTCTTCAAAAGGCcaggctctctcctgctcagtggtcagctctggtgtttgtgttggtgaactcagaagaagagctagaggagtttaacctcagtaaatatgatccatcagaggagtgttttctgaggctgctgccagtagttaaaatatccagaaaagctgt actagcttcatgtgaccttggagtaaagacatgtggaaatctggaatcagttttaaacctggaaaactccaccctgaaagagctggacctcagtaacaacgacctgcaggattcaggagtggagctgctctctgctggactgaagagttcacactgtaaactgcagattctcag attagctttgtgtaatataggaagaaagacgtgtgaaaatctggaatcagattga